The genomic region TCAAAATCAGAAAATGCAGCGAGTACGCATTCAAAAATTTGGCTGAGAAAACGCTCTACTTGGGCGTCGCCAATGAGTTCAACGATCCATACGACACGGCGTTCTGGATTGATTACCGGAAGCTCGCTGCCTGGGAAAAACTCGATGAACTGGGCTTCAGCGATGATCAGGTTGTCACTGCTCTGGCCTCCGATGACCCCATTGCAGCGGTAGTAGCACTGGCATCAGCTCAGGAGCCACCCCGCCTGAACGTGGATCAATGGCTCCATGAAGTAGGGATTTTGGCGCCGAATCACCAGGCCGGGCAGCTCCCGACCCTCATTGATCAGCTTAAAAGCAGCTACAAAATCTGCAGCCTAAGTGCGCGTGTGGATTCGGTGCTGATGTGGAGTCACTATGGTCATAACCACACCGGTTTTGCCATGGAGTATGACTTCACAAGCCTTCATCGGAATGAGCTTCCAACCCTCACACTCTGGCCGGTCGCCTACACAGAAAAGCTGTTCGACATCACTCATATCTTCAAAGCTCACCGTTTGGGCAAGGATTACAACGAGCTTTTTGGCATTGCTGCATCG from Pseudomonas yamanorum harbors:
- a CDS encoding DUF2971 domain-containing protein, yielding MDREWVRDFIENISSATIGDMDIPKLVNEKVLHTPNQLFKIRKCSEYAFKNLAEKTLYLGVANEFNDPYDTAFWIDYRKLAAWEKLDELGFSDDQVVTALASDDPIAAVVALASAQEPPRLNVDQWLHEVGILAPNHQAGQLPTLIDQLKSSYKICSLSARVDSVLMWSHYGHNHTGFAMEYDFTSLHRNELPTLTLWPVAYTEKLFDITHIFKAHRLGKDYNELFGIAASLCKAVDWQYEREWRWVIPDGDREVKGFNRRAPLKAVHLGAQISDAHALEILNICSEIGIPVYKVTLAPNEFRMISLPTNLDDWCSTNGRQQGNMPRESMMQE